The Novosphingobium terrae genome has a window encoding:
- a CDS encoding efflux RND transporter permease subunit — protein MLQLVKIALLRPLTFVVMAILIVLFGSIAWVKTPTDIFPDIKVPVIAAVWTYTGLSPKDMSGRIIYNYERQLTATVNDIEHMESSSYNGIGVVKIYFRPGVDIRTATAQVTSTSQTVLKQMPAGITPPLILNYSASTVPILQIALSSGVLSEQQLFDLGQNTIRSSLATVQGAALPSPYGGRVRQIQIDLDPQALQARHLSPADVGAALASQNQIIPAGTARIGTYEYNVNLNNAPEAIDSLNNLPIKTVDGATVMMRDVANVHDGSPPQQNEVRVNGKRSVLMTLLKAGSASTIDIVDGTKAMLDRLKPSLPDGVNIDLLSDQSLFVKAAISGVVREGVIAAALTSLMILLFLGSWRSTVIIATSIPLAILAAVCGLSLTGETLNIMTLGGLALAVGILVDDATVTIENINWHLEHGKQVQDAIMDGAKQIVQPAFVSLLCICIAFVPMFFLDGVAGFLFAPMAKAVVFAMIASFVLSRTLVPTMGNWLLRAHAGPHTHEHMATHDATAGEPNTRNPFKRFQHGFEKRFEGVRRVYVGILTLALDNRKRFVIGFMSVVLISFALVPFLGRNFFPTVDSGQISIHVRAPTGTRLEETAALFDHIEQRIRHTVPEEQTASVVDNIGMTVSGINMAYSNNGGIGSQDGDILITLKEDHKPTAQYVEALRKDLPQQFPGTNFAFLPADIVSQILNFGAPAPIDVVVSGKDNAANETYANEIAARMKHIGGIADVRLQQPSNYPELKVNVDRFQANRIGITENDVTKSLSVNLAGSSQVAPTFWLNPKTGISYPIVVQAPQYANDSISALNNVPVTGVGTFQTLNNVSNIHRGLTAALITHYSISPAIDVYATTQGRDLGAVAAGIQQILKDTHKDLPKGSMVVLRGQVQTMNSAFSGLILGLAGAIVLIYLLIVVNFQSWADPAVIVSALPAALAGIVWMLFATGTTLSVPALTGAIMCMGVATANSVLVVSFARERLAIVGDAYKAAMEAGATRFRPVIMTALAMIIGMGPMALGLGDGGEQNAPLGRAVIGGLIFATTATLIFVPVVFAMVHRHVKAGTSQPAETHPPVAAHEAAEPVHV, from the coding sequence ATGCTGCAACTCGTCAAGATCGCATTGCTCAGGCCGCTCACCTTCGTGGTGATGGCGATTCTGATCGTGCTGTTCGGCTCCATTGCCTGGGTCAAAACCCCGACCGACATTTTCCCCGACATCAAGGTGCCGGTGATCGCCGCCGTGTGGACCTACACCGGCCTGTCTCCCAAGGACATGTCGGGCCGTATCATCTACAATTACGAGCGTCAGCTGACCGCCACGGTCAATGACATCGAGCATATGGAAAGCTCCTCGTACAACGGCATCGGCGTGGTGAAGATCTACTTCCGCCCTGGCGTGGACATCCGCACCGCCACCGCGCAGGTCACCTCGACCTCGCAGACGGTGCTGAAGCAGATGCCGGCGGGCATCACCCCGCCGCTGATCCTGAACTACAGCGCCTCGACCGTGCCGATCCTCCAGATCGCGCTGTCTTCGGGCGTTTTGTCGGAACAGCAGCTGTTCGATCTTGGCCAGAACACCATCCGTTCCTCGCTGGCGACAGTGCAGGGTGCGGCTTTGCCGTCGCCTTATGGTGGCCGGGTGCGTCAGATCCAGATCGATCTCGATCCGCAGGCGCTTCAGGCCCGCCATCTCTCGCCCGCAGATGTGGGCGCGGCGCTGGCCTCGCAGAACCAGATCATTCCGGCTGGTACGGCGCGCATCGGCACCTATGAGTACAACGTCAATCTGAACAACGCCCCCGAGGCGATTGACTCGCTCAACAACCTGCCGATCAAGACCGTGGACGGTGCCACCGTGATGATGCGCGACGTGGCCAATGTGCATGACGGCTCGCCTCCGCAGCAGAACGAAGTGCGCGTGAACGGCAAGCGTTCGGTGCTGATGACGCTGCTCAAGGCGGGTTCCGCCTCGACCATCGACATCGTCGACGGCACCAAGGCGATGCTCGACCGGCTCAAGCCCTCGCTGCCCGATGGCGTGAACATCGATCTGCTGTCCGACCAGTCGCTCTTCGTGAAGGCGGCCATCTCGGGCGTGGTGCGTGAAGGTGTGATTGCTGCGGCGCTCACCTCGCTGATGATCCTGCTGTTCCTGGGCTCCTGGCGCTCGACGGTGATCATCGCCACCTCGATCCCGCTGGCCATTCTCGCTGCCGTCTGCGGCCTGTCGCTGACGGGCGAGACGCTTAACATCATGACGCTGGGCGGTCTGGCGCTGGCAGTCGGCATCCTTGTCGATGACGCCACCGTGACCATCGAGAATATCAACTGGCACCTTGAACACGGCAAGCAGGTGCAGGACGCCATCATGGATGGCGCCAAGCAGATCGTGCAGCCGGCCTTCGTCTCGCTGCTCTGCATCTGCATCGCCTTCGTGCCGATGTTCTTCCTGGATGGCGTGGCGGGCTTCCTCTTCGCGCCCATGGCCAAGGCCGTGGTCTTCGCGATGATCGCCAGCTTCGTGCTCAGCCGCACGCTGGTGCCCACCATGGGCAACTGGCTGCTGCGCGCCCATGCCGGGCCGCACACCCATGAGCATATGGCCACCCATGACGCCACCGCCGGTGAACCCAACACGCGCAACCCCTTCAAGCGCTTCCAGCATGGCTTTGAAAAGCGCTTTGAAGGTGTGCGCCGGGTCTATGTCGGCATTCTCACGCTGGCGCTGGACAACCGCAAGCGCTTCGTGATCGGTTTCATGAGCGTGGTGCTGATCAGCTTTGCGCTGGTGCCGTTCCTGGGCCGCAACTTCTTCCCCACCGTGGACTCTGGCCAGATCAGCATCCACGTCCGCGCGCCCACCGGCACGCGTCTGGAAGAGACCGCCGCCCTGTTCGACCATATCGAGCAGCGCATCCGCCACACCGTGCCCGAAGAGCAGACCGCCTCGGTGGTCGACAACATCGGCATGACCGTGTCGGGCATCAACATGGCCTATTCGAACAATGGCGGCATCGGCTCTCAGGATGGCGACATTCTGATCACGCTGAAGGAAGACCACAAGCCGACGGCACAGTATGTCGAAGCCCTGCGCAAGGATCTGCCTCAGCAGTTCCCCGGCACCAACTTCGCCTTCCTGCCCGCCGACATCGTCAGCCAGATCCTGAACTTCGGTGCTCCGGCTCCCATCGACGTGGTCGTCTCGGGCAAGGACAATGCCGCGAACGAGACCTATGCCAATGAGATCGCCGCGCGCATGAAGCATATCGGCGGCATCGCCGACGTGCGCCTGCAGCAGCCGAGCAACTATCCCGAGCTGAAGGTCAATGTGGACCGCTTCCAGGCCAACCGCATCGGCATCACCGAGAATGACGTGACCAAGTCGCTGTCGGTGAACCTTGCGGGCAGCTCGCAGGTGGCGCCCACCTTCTGGCTGAACCCCAAGACCGGCATCTCCTACCCGATCGTGGTGCAGGCGCCGCAATATGCCAATGACTCGATTTCGGCGCTGAACAATGTGCCCGTCACCGGTGTCGGCACCTTCCAGACGCTGAACAATGTCAGCAACATCCATCGCGGCCTGACCGCGGCGCTGATCACCCACTATTCGATCAGCCCGGCGATCGACGTCTATGCCACCACCCAGGGCCGTGACCTTGGCGCCGTGGCGGCGGGCATCCAGCAGATCCTCAAGGATACGCACAAGGATCTGCCCAAGGGTTCGATGGTGGTGCTGCGCGGTCAGGTGCAGACGATGAACTCTGCCTTCTCGGGCCTGATCCTGGGTCTGGCTGGCGCCATCGTGCTGATCTACCTGCTGATCGTGGTCAACTTCCAGAGCTGGGCGGACCCGGCGGTGATCGTCTCGGCGCTCCCTGCGGCTCTGGCCGGCATCGTCTGGATGCTGTTCGCCACGGGCACCACGCTGTCGGTGCCTGCGCTCACCGGTGCGATCATGTGCATGGGCGTGGCCACGGCCAACTCGGTGCTGGTGGTCAGCTTCGCCCGTGAACGTCTGGCCATCGTCGGAGACGCCTACAAGGCCGCGATGGAAGCAGGTGCCACCCGCTTCCGCCCGGTGATCATGACGGCGCTCGCCATGATCATCGGCATGGGCCCCATGGCCCTGGGTCTGGGCGACGGCGGCGAGCAGAACGCGCCGCTGGGCCGCGCGGTGATCGGCGGCCTGATCTTCGCCACCACCGCCACGCTGATCTTCGTCCCCGTGGTCTTTGCCATGGTCCACCGTCACGTGAAGGCGGGCACCTCGCAGCCTGCCGAAACCCACCCCCCTGTTGCCGCCCATGAAGCCGCGGAGCCCGTCCATGTCTGA
- a CDS encoding sensor histidine kinase, which translates to MPPLTETLLGLRLADLRHTTAFRLTAGLCAVFVVAVIGLLGLTYVLTAQQLFWRTDQFLTTRMDGILHTPRGREAVMTRHAIDAWASGLEFIALYDAHGRRVVGNVRVAEPFPLNKPFERSDGGPRGLPLRLLAARLSSGDVVVVARDISPLRDLHERVLIIMAFSGLATILIALVVGVSLSIGPMRRVRDMQVMATAIARGDLRHRLPETPRRDEIDVIGTIINGMVEEIERLMGQVKGATDAIAHDMRTPLTHLRARLDRIAQHATIAGDTELRGSIYGAMGELDIILARFRALLRISEIEASRRHAAFANLDPLDVLSGVAELYDPLAEERGITLSVAATGGLVIRADERLLFEAISNLVENATKFAPENSTVTLALKPLPEAVAIEVRDSGPGIPEGERERVQRRFERGAGAAMAPGSGLGLSLVVAIVQLHGFEFSLDDAGPGLVARIVARRLR; encoded by the coding sequence ATGCCTCCCCTGACCGAAACCCTGCTTGGCCTGCGTCTGGCCGATCTGCGCCACACCACGGCCTTCCGCCTGACGGCGGGGCTTTGCGCGGTCTTCGTCGTCGCGGTGATCGGCCTGCTGGGCCTGACCTATGTGCTGACCGCCCAGCAATTGTTCTGGCGCACCGACCAGTTTCTCACCACCCGTATGGACGGCATCCTGCACACGCCGCGCGGGCGTGAGGCGGTGATGACCCGCCATGCCATCGATGCCTGGGCCAGCGGTCTGGAGTTCATCGCGCTTTACGATGCCCACGGCCGGCGGGTGGTGGGCAATGTGCGGGTGGCCGAGCCTTTCCCGCTCAACAAGCCGTTCGAGCGCAGCGATGGCGGCCCGCGCGGTCTGCCGCTGCGCCTGCTGGCCGCGCGCCTGTCCTCGGGCGATGTGGTGGTGGTGGCGCGCGACATCTCGCCTTTGCGCGATCTGCATGAGCGTGTGCTGATCATCATGGCCTTCTCGGGTCTGGCCACGATTCTGATCGCGCTGGTGGTGGGGGTCTCGCTCAGCATCGGCCCGATGCGGCGCGTGCGCGACATGCAGGTGATGGCCACCGCCATCGCGCGCGGCGATCTGCGCCACCGCCTGCCGGAAACCCCGCGACGCGACGAAATCGATGTGATCGGCACCATCATCAATGGTATGGTCGAGGAAATCGAGCGCCTGATGGGGCAGGTGAAGGGCGCCACCGATGCTATCGCCCATGATATGCGCACGCCTTTGACTCACCTGCGCGCCCGCCTTGACCGCATCGCCCAGCATGCCACCATCGCCGGTGACACCGAGCTGCGCGGCTCGATCTACGGCGCCATGGGCGAGCTGGACATCATTCTCGCCCGCTTCCGCGCCCTGCTGCGCATTTCCGAGATCGAGGCCTCGCGCCGCCACGCTGCCTTTGCCAATCTCGATCCGCTCGATGTGCTGTCCGGCGTGGCGGAACTTTACGACCCGCTGGCCGAGGAGCGCGGCATCACCCTCTCCGTGGCCGCAACCGGCGGGCTGGTGATCCGCGCCGACGAAAGGCTGCTGTTCGAGGCGATCAGCAATCTGGTCGAGAACGCCACCAAATTCGCGCCGGAGAACTCCACCGTCACGCTGGCGCTGAAACCCTTGCCCGAAGCGGTGGCCATCGAGGTGCGCGACTCGGGCCCCGGCATCCCCGAAGGCGAGCGCGAGCGCGTGCAGCGCCGATTCGAGCGTGGGGCAGGGGCCGCCATGGCGCCCGGATCGGGGCTGGGGCTGAGTCTGGTGGTGGCCATCGTGCAGCTCCACGGCTTCGAATTCTCGCTGGACGATGCCGGGCCGGGGTTGGTCGCGCGGATCGTGGCGCGGCGGTTGCGGTAA
- a CDS encoding response regulator transcription factor: MARILVVEDDSETAEIIASALTGQGHDVVWVDDGRVALTRLETERFDAITLDRMLPGLDGLGLVARLRARRLQTPVLMLSALGDVDERVAGLRAGGDDYLAKPFAVSELSMRVEVLLRRNREYPEDGFLRAGQVEIDLVKRQVWVGGEPVSLLQTEFRLLEFLARHAGRPVARQVIFEQVWGRFFEASDNLINVHIAKLRKKLERPGHPSPIQTIKGEGYRLEVE, translated from the coding sequence ATGGCCCGCATCTTGGTCGTCGAGGACGATTCAGAAACCGCCGAGATTATCGCCTCTGCCCTGACGGGTCAGGGGCATGATGTTGTCTGGGTCGATGATGGCCGCGTGGCGCTGACCCGGCTGGAGACCGAACGCTTCGATGCCATCACTTTGGATCGCATGCTGCCCGGCCTCGACGGTCTGGGGCTGGTCGCAAGGCTGCGCGCGCGCCGTTTGCAGACGCCGGTGCTGATGCTCTCCGCTCTGGGCGATGTCGATGAGCGTGTGGCGGGCCTGCGCGCGGGCGGCGACGATTATCTGGCCAAACCCTTTGCTGTCAGCGAATTGTCCATGCGCGTGGAGGTGCTGCTGCGCCGCAACCGCGAATATCCCGAGGATGGCTTTCTGCGCGCCGGGCAGGTCGAGATCGATCTGGTCAAGCGGCAGGTCTGGGTCGGCGGCGAGCCGGTCTCGCTGCTGCAGACCGAGTTCCGCCTGCTTGAGTTTCTCGCCCGCCATGCCGGTCGCCCGGTTGCGCGTCAGGTGATTTTCGAGCAGGTTTGGGGCCGGTTCTTCGAGGCGAGCGACAATCTGATCAATGTGCATATCGCCAAATTGCGCAAGAAGCTGGAGCGGCCCGGCCATCCCTCGCCGATCCAGACCATCAAGGGCGAGGGTTATCGCCTTGAGGTCGAGTAA
- a CDS encoding energy transducer TonB, whose amino-acid sequence MLADNSALARFAPEDFALPQRGAALAGPRLVPASAAEPIYSYASTYGQGSAKRQAPAAVVAFAAVSLLFSTLVWMNVHEHHHRHHRVMALDLKLDPPAAPKQQPKPEVEKVELPTTPTPVQQPVVTQQPAPTPVALSPAPAPAPVVQAPPAPPAPPAAPPPPKAVGPAEGGDLSAKMLSFTAPAYPLESRRNKEEGTVALTLLLGTDGRVAEISVSSSSGFARLDKAALEAVRKWRWSPVMRNGEAVQVRGTVKIPFIIKH is encoded by the coding sequence ATGTTGGCAGACAATTCCGCACTCGCGCGCTTCGCGCCGGAGGATTTCGCACTTCCCCAGCGGGGCGCGGCCTTGGCAGGCCCGCGTCTGGTCCCGGCGAGCGCGGCTGAGCCGATCTATTCCTATGCCTCCACCTATGGGCAGGGCAGCGCGAAGCGTCAGGCCCCCGCCGCCGTGGTGGCCTTTGCGGCGGTCAGCCTGCTGTTCTCGACGCTGGTGTGGATGAATGTGCATGAGCATCACCACCGCCATCACCGCGTTATGGCGCTGGATCTGAAGCTTGATCCGCCCGCCGCGCCCAAGCAGCAGCCCAAGCCCGAGGTCGAGAAGGTGGAACTGCCCACCACGCCGACCCCCGTGCAGCAACCGGTGGTGACCCAGCAGCCGGCACCCACGCCCGTGGCCCTGTCTCCCGCACCGGCCCCCGCGCCCGTGGTGCAAGCGCCGCCCGCGCCCCCGGCTCCGCCCGCCGCGCCGCCGCCGCCCAAGGCGGTTGGCCCGGCCGAGGGTGGCGATTTGTCCGCCAAGATGCTGTCCTTCACGGCGCCCGCCTATCCGCTCGAATCGCGGCGCAACAAGGAAGAGGGCACGGTGGCGCTCACCCTCCTGCTGGGCACCGATGGCCGAGTCGCAGAGATTTCCGTCTCCAGCAGCAGCGGTTTCGCCCGGCTGGACAAGGCCGCGCTGGAGGCTGTGCGCAAATGGCGCTGGTCCCCCGTGATGCGCAATGGTGAGGCCGTGCAGGTGCGCGGCACGGTAAAAATTCCCTTTATCATCAAGCACTGA
- a CDS encoding FAD:protein FMN transferase, protein MEDELRIALPDQVDPLALRSMDADLPVTTLSGPTMGTTWRLHAVLPRGLGAARVTEVIEARLEALVAQMSHWEPQSALCRFNAAPAGHWQILPPAFAHVMQEALTIAEASEGAFSPAIGRLVDLWGFGPPGPVAQAPAPTAVAEALPPSDWRLLKLEEGRLYQPGGLSLDLSGIAKGYAADALAGDLAKLGVIHQLVEVGGELVGKGLRPDGQPWWVDLETPEQTGLPDLRVGLHGLAVATSGSYVRGLHNLDPRTGAPATSGVVACSVIHASAMSADGWASAFSVLDPHSGMALATRLGLAVRWVIRMADERFSEEISPALAHMLAQ, encoded by the coding sequence ATGGAGGACGAACTGCGCATCGCTCTGCCGGATCAGGTCGATCCGTTGGCCCTGCGCAGCATGGATGCCGACCTTCCCGTCACCACCCTGTCCGGCCCGACGATGGGCACGACATGGCGCCTGCATGCCGTTCTGCCGCGAGGTTTGGGTGCCGCACGCGTCACTGAGGTGATCGAGGCGCGGCTGGAGGCACTGGTGGCGCAGATGAGCCATTGGGAGCCGCAAAGCGCCCTGTGCCGCTTCAATGCCGCGCCCGCCGGGCATTGGCAGATCTTGCCGCCCGCTTTCGCCCATGTGATGCAGGAAGCCCTGACCATCGCCGAGGCCAGCGAGGGCGCCTTCAGCCCCGCTATCGGACGTCTGGTCGACCTTTGGGGCTTTGGACCGCCCGGCCCGGTGGCGCAGGCCCCTGCGCCGACCGCTGTTGCCGAGGCGCTGCCGCCCTCCGACTGGCGCCTGCTGAAGCTGGAAGAGGGGCGCCTTTATCAGCCGGGCGGTCTGTCGCTTGATCTGTCGGGGATCGCCAAGGGCTATGCGGCGGATGCGCTGGCGGGCGATCTGGCGAAGCTGGGCGTGATCCACCAGCTGGTCGAGGTCGGCGGCGAGCTGGTCGGGAAAGGGCTGCGCCCTGACGGTCAGCCATGGTGGGTCGATCTGGAAACGCCGGAGCAGACCGGCTTGCCGGATCTGCGCGTGGGGCTGCATGGTTTGGCGGTGGCCACCTCGGGCAGCTATGTGCGGGGGCTGCATAATCTCGATCCGCGCACTGGCGCTCCGGCCACCTCGGGCGTGGTGGCCTGCAGCGTGATTCATGCCAGCGCCATGAGCGCCGATGGCTGGGCCAGCGCCTTCAGCGTGCTTGATCCTCACAGCGGCATGGCGCTGGCGACTCGGCTCGGTCTGGCGGTGCGCTGGGTGATCCGCATGGCTGATGAGCGCTTTTCCGAAGAGATCAGCCCTGCTTTGGCCCATATGCTGGCGCAATAG
- a CDS encoding PepSY-associated TM helix domain-containing protein: MSTVVKQKPVLTPAEKDRLAKRKKAKQFWLKQLHSWHWISAALSMVGMLAFAITGITLNHAEAIHTEPKVVSRSGQLPAAMVKELAAPAKPNAPLPADVAAQVKAQVGIDVAGRPAEWASDIVTVNMPRPGGDGWVTVDPASGAIASEVTDRGWLSLVNDLHKGRNSGGAWSWFIDLFAGACVIFTLTGLLLLQLHSKHRPSTWPIVGLGLLIPILLIHFLVP, from the coding sequence ATGAGTACGGTTGTGAAGCAGAAGCCGGTGCTGACGCCTGCCGAAAAGGACAGGCTGGCGAAACGCAAGAAGGCCAAGCAGTTCTGGCTGAAGCAGCTGCACAGCTGGCACTGGATCAGCGCGGCGCTCTCGATGGTCGGCATGCTGGCTTTCGCGATCACCGGCATCACGCTCAACCATGCCGAGGCGATCCATACCGAACCCAAGGTGGTCTCGCGCAGCGGTCAGCTGCCTGCCGCCATGGTGAAGGAGCTGGCCGCGCCCGCCAAGCCGAATGCGCCGCTGCCTGCCGATGTTGCCGCGCAGGTGAAGGCGCAGGTGGGGATCGATGTGGCAGGTCGCCCGGCGGAATGGGCCAGCGATATCGTCACCGTCAACATGCCGCGCCCGGGTGGCGATGGCTGGGTGACGGTCGATCCGGCGAGCGGCGCCATCGCTTCGGAAGTGACGGATCGCGGCTGGCTCTCGCTGGTCAATGATCTGCACAAGGGTCGCAATTCCGGCGGCGCATGGAGCTGGTTTATCGATCTTTTCGCCGGGGCCTGCGTGATCTTCACGCTGACCGGTCTGTTGCTTTTGCAGCTTCACAGCAAGCACCGGCCCAGCACCTGGCCGATCGTCGGGTTGGGGCTGCTGATCCCGATCCTGCTGATCCATTTTCTGGTGCCGTGA
- a CDS encoding tetratricopeptide repeat protein has product MTSAPAESSPEAEALPVWSAEEWRALLTGPPEGAAQALEQAARGGMALAQLYYGQFLLDGRGVSADPRAALHWFHKAAQAGLPMAMNMVGRCFDQGFGVAEDPAQAVPWFRAAADQGLDWGLYNLATMLTLGRGVAEDKAEALELFRQASAQSHAKSTNMVGIFHEDGWVVPQNMRLAAYYFARAAEGGDFRGAFNHARMLIDAGQMAEALPWLESARAGGHARFGDQMAAWLAAREEEPLRALALQWGEQGRA; this is encoded by the coding sequence GTGACGTCCGCGCCTGCCGAGAGTTCGCCGGAAGCCGAGGCGCTCCCTGTGTGGAGCGCCGAGGAATGGCGCGCGCTGCTCACCGGCCCGCCTGAGGGCGCCGCTCAGGCGCTGGAGCAGGCGGCGCGCGGCGGCATGGCGCTGGCGCAGCTTTACTACGGGCAGTTTCTGCTCGACGGGCGCGGGGTGTCGGCAGACCCCCGCGCCGCGCTGCACTGGTTCCACAAGGCGGCGCAGGCCGGGCTGCCCATGGCGATGAACATGGTGGGCCGCTGCTTCGATCAGGGCTTTGGTGTGGCCGAAGACCCGGCGCAGGCCGTGCCATGGTTCCGCGCGGCGGCGGATCAGGGGCTGGACTGGGGGCTCTACAATCTGGCCACCATGCTGACGCTGGGGCGCGGCGTGGCGGAGGACAAGGCGGAGGCTCTGGAGCTGTTCCGTCAGGCCTCGGCGCAGAGCCACGCCAAATCGACCAATATGGTCGGCATCTTTCACGAGGATGGCTGGGTGGTGCCGCAGAATATGCGGCTGGCCGCCTATTACTTCGCCCGCGCGGCGGAGGGCGGCGATTTTCGCGGTGCTTTCAATCACGCTCGCATGCTGATCGATGCTGGGCAGATGGCCGAAGCGCTGCCATGGCTGGAAAGCGCGCGCGCCGGGGGGCATGCGCGTTTTGGGGATCAGATGGCGGCATGGCTGGCCGCGCGCGAGGAAGAGCCTCTGCGCGCACTGGCGCTGCAATGGGGTGAACAGGGTCGGGCATGA